Within the Stenotrophomonas sp. 610A2 genome, the region GCGCAAGGTTTGGTACAGCCGCTGCGCGAACTGCAGGTTCCCTTGATGGGTATCTGCCTGGGCATGCAGTTGCTGTTTGAACGTTCAGAAGAAGGCGATGTGGAATGCCTCGGCCTGCTGCCAGGCATCGTCCGTCGCCTCCATCCCGGTGTCGGCGTGCGCGTGCCGCATATGGGTTGGAACAAGCTGTTGGCCTTGCGCGAGTCGCCCTTGCTTGACGGCGTGCCGCTCGGCTCCAGCGCCTACTTCGTGCACAGCTACGCCGCTCCGGTCACTTCCGATACGGTCGCTGCCTGTCATCACGGTGGCCTGTTCACCGCGGTGGTGCAGCGCGAGCGTCTATGCGGCGCGCAGTTCCATCCCGAGCGTTCGGCGGGGCCGGGCGCACGCATCCTGCAGAACTTTCTTGAGATTGCCGCATGAGTTTCACTGTTTACCCCGCGCTGGATATCCGTGACGGCCGCGTCGTGCGTCTGCTGCAGGGCGACTACGCCAAGCAGACCACCTATGGCGAGGATGCCTTGCAGCGTGCGCAGGCATTCGCCGCAACCGGCGCCAGCTGGATGCACCTGGTCGATCTGGATGCAGCCAAGGCTGGCGGCTACACCTTGGCACCGTTGCTGCAGCAGATCGCAGCCACCACCAAGCTGAAGGTGCAGACCGGCGGCGGCGTGCGTGGCCGCGACGATGTGGCGCGCATTCTTGATGCAGGCGCCAGTCGCGTGGTGATCGGCTCACTGGCCGTGCGTCAGCCCGAACAGGTGCTGGCCTGGCTGGCCGAGTTCGGAGCTGATCAGCTGACCATCGCACTGGATACGCGTCAGGGCGAAGACGGCGTTTGGCGCCTGCCAGTGCACGGTTGGACCGAAACCGCGGACGTGACCCTGGACGAATTGGCCAAGCGCTATGCGCAGGCCGGCATGAAGCACCTGCTGTGCACCGATATTTCCCGTGACGGAATGCTATCCGGCCCGAATATCGAGCTTTACGCGCATCTTGCGAAACTGCTGCCCGGCGTGGCTGTGCAGGCGTCGGGCGGCGTGCGCGATGCTGACGACATCCGTGCGGCCAAGGCGGCAGGTTGCGGTGGCGCGGTGTTGGGCAAGGCGCTGCTGGAAGGTCACCTGCAACTGGATGAGGCCTTGTCATGTTGAGCCGGCGCATCATTCCCTGCCTGGACGTGCGCGAAGGCCGCGTGGTCAAGGGCGTCAAGTTCCGCGACCACATCGACATGGGCGACATCACCGAGCTGGCATTGCGCTACCGCGACCAGGGCGCCGATGAGCTGGTGTTCTACGACATCTCCGCTAGTCCGGAAGGCCGCTCGGTGGACCGCGCCTGGATTGAGCGCGTGGCACGCCTGATCGACATCCCGTTCTGCGTGGCCGGTGGTATCCGCGATGTGGAGACCGCGCGTGCCGTGCTCAATTCCGGCGCCGACAAGATTTCCATCAACACGCCGGCACTGGAGCGCCCACAGTTGATCGCGGAGTTGGCTGAAGCCTTTGGTGAGCAGTGCGTGGTGGTCGGCATCGATTCCATTCGCGAAGCTGACGGCCAGTGGCGAGTACGCTCCTATACCGGTGATCCAAACAAGACCCGCGCCGAGGCCAGGCTGACCCTGGATTGGGTGCGTGAAGTCCAATCCCTCGGTGCAGGTGAAATAGTGCTGAACTGCATGGACAGCGACGGCGTGCGCAAGGGGTACGATATTGCACAGTTGCGCCAGGCCCGGGCGCTGTGCACGGTTCCGTTGATCGCCTCTGGCGGCGCGGGCACGCCGCAGCATTTCGCCGATGTATTCGAACAGGCTGACGTTGACGGGGCTTTGGCCGCCAGTGTGTTCCACTCCGGCGCCATTGCAATTCCGGAACTGAAGCAGTTCCTGCGCGAACAACAAATCGAGGTTAGGGATGTCTACTGAATTCAAACCGGTTGATCCGACCGCACTGGACTGGGACAAGGTCAATGGCATGATCCCGGTCATCATCCAGGACGAGGCGACGCTGCGCGTACTGATGCTCGGCTATATGGATCGGGATGCCTTGGAGACCACCCGCAGCAGCGGCAAGGTCACCTTCTTCAGCCGCAGCAAGAAGCGTTTGTGGACCAAGGGCGAGACCTCCGGCAACCATCTAGAGCTGGTCGACATCCGCAGTGATTGCGACAACGACACCTTGCTGGTCACCGTGCGCCCGCATGGCCCTACCTGCCACACTGGTGAGACCAGTTGCTTCAGTGCCGCACCGGGTAATTTTCTTGGCGCATTGAATGCCTTGATCAAGCAGCGCGAACACGATCGCCCGCTCAACAGCTACACCACCAAGCTGTTCGAGAAAGGCGCGCGTCATATCGCACAGAAAGTGGGCGAGGAGGGCGTGGAAACCGCACTCGCCGGCGTCGTACAGCGTGACGACGAACTGTTGGGCGAATCGGCCGACCTGCTGTTCCACCTGATCGTGTTGCTGCGCGCCCGCGGCCTGTCGCTGGATGATGCCATTGGGGTGCTGGAAAGCCGTCACGCCAAGGCCGCAGAAAAAGCGGCCAGCTAAGCAACCGTAGTGCCGAGCCATGCTCGGCAGGGGCTTTACCGGCAAACCTAAATCCCACCGGTAATGCCTAGCCGAGCATGGCTCGGCTCTACAGGGAGAGCCAATCGCCACCGGTAAGGCCTAGCCGAGCATGGCTCGGCTCTACAGGTATCGGTGGCGCCGATCGCCACCTCCCGCAATGCCTTTGCAGCATCCCGGGGCGATAATGGGCGCCTGCCCATTGTCGTCGAGGACTCCATGCGCCCATCCCTGCTGACCGCTCTGTTGCTGGCTTGTGTGCCATTTGCAGCCAGCGCCTCCTGCGTCGACGGCACGGTATTCCTCGACAGCAACGGTAATGGCCGCCAGGACGCGGGTGAGAAGCCGCTGGCGGGCATCCGGGTATCCGATGGCGAGCGCATCGTCAGCACCGGCCAGGATGGTCGCTACCAGCTGCCGCCCTCCAGCCAGCCCAACATCTTCATCATCAAACCGGCCGGCTATAGCGCCGCCAAGCGGGCGGATGGGCTGCCTGATATCTGGCGGCCACAGGCAGGCGAGGGCGACGGCCAATGCCGCCCGTTTGCACTGAAGCCGGAAAAGAACGCTCCCATGAGTTTCCAGGCCCTGCTGCTGGCCGACAGCCAGACCAGCACTGCGCTGGACGTCAGCTACTTCGAGCGCGACATCATCGAGCCGCTGCGTGGCAAGCATCAGGCACGCATGGGCATGACTCTGGGCGATATCACCAATGACGACCCCAGCCTCTATCCGGCGCTGACCAAGGCGGTCACTTCGCTGGGTGTGCCGTGGCTGCACGTCCCCGGCAACCACGACATGGACCTGGGCGCGAGCAGCGACGCCGATTCGCTGGCCAGCTTCCATCGCCAACTCGGCCCGGACACCTACGCCTGGGAAGAGGCGTCGATGGTGTTCATCGGTATGGACGACATCATCGCCCAACCCGGGCAGAAGCCGGCGTATGTCGGTGGTCTGCGTGAGGACCAGTTCGCCTTCCTGGAGGCCTACCTGCCGACCATCCCAAAGGACAAACTGGTGGTGCTGGGCTTCCATATCCCGCTGTTCGACCACGTCTACCGCGCCGAAGATCGGGCACGGTTGTTCAAGCTGTTGGAGCAGGTGCCGCATCCGTTGATCGTCAGTGGGCACACCCACAACCAGAGCCAGGTGTTCTGGGGCGCTGCACAGGGTTGGAATGGTGGCAAGCCGCTGCACGAGTACAACGTAGGCGCTGCCTGCGGTGCGTTCTGGTCAGGGATCAAGGATGCGCAGGGCATTCCCGATACCACCATGGCCGATGGCACGCCGAATGGCTACGGTTTGCTCAATGTGCGGCCGCAAGGCCAGTACAGCGTCGAGTACCGGGTTGCGCGTGCGCCGGCGGACCAGCAGATCGCCTTGCATGCACCGAAGGTATTGCGGCAGGGTGCGTATCCGGCCTGGGGCATCTACGCCAATGTCTTCATGGGCTATGAGGGCCTGCTGGTGGAGTTCCGTGTCGATGGCGGTGAATGGCAGCCGATGAAGCAGGTCAAGCAGGCCGACCCGCGCTTGCTGGTGGAGAACATCGCCGACGATCTGGCCAGTGAGCTGCGTGGTTACGACCGTTCGCCCGAAGCCGTGCCGTCCAGCCATTTGTGGCGTGCGGCGCTGCCGACCAAGCTCAGCGAGGGCGAGCATGCGGTGGAAGTGCGCACCACATTGAACGGCTTCGAGTACCGCAGCCAGACCAGCTACCGGCTGCAAACCGCACAGCCCTGACAGCACGGTCTGTTGTGGGAGCGGCGTCAGCCGCGAAGCAGGGGATGCTTCGCGGCCCAGGAATCCGCAACCTGACCAGTCTACGAGCTTCGCGGTTCACACCGCTCCCACAAGCGGTATCAGTTCGCCGGATAGCGGGCCGGCTGGTGTCTGTAGGAGCGGCGTCAGCCGCGGAGCAGGGGACGCGTCTGGTCCAGAAATTTCTGGGATCTGGCAATCTACGAGTTTCGCGGCTGACGCCGCTCCTACAACAAAGCAGGGTGCAGGGACGTCATGCGTTGGAAGACAGCAGTAGTCAAATCCACGATTCTCGGCATGGCGTTGGCTACGACCAGTTGCGGCTTTCCGCTGCCTGGCAGCCAGTTCCATGTAGAGCCAATGGATCCCGCGCGCAAGTTGATTGGGCAGGTGCAAGGGCAGGGGGCGAGCAGCCCGCTGCTTGGTAGCGAGGTACTGATCGAAGGCATAGTGGTGCGCAACCTGATGGGTGACAGCGACGATATCGGTCAGGAGCTGAAGGAGACTCTGGGCGAAGGCGATCGTGGCACACCCACCATCGGTTGGTTCCTGCAGGACGAAGGCGATGGCAATCCGGCCACATCCGACGGGGTGTTCGTGCTGGATCAGGGCTACGACACCTCGATAAACATGCCGGCCGAGGCTGAGTTCACCATGCGCATGGGCTCTCGACTTCGCACCGGTGACCGCGTGACCGTGCGCGGGACTGTGGTGGAGCTGCCCCAGGAGCAGACGGCCGATCAGCCGCGCACTACCGGTCATCTCGTTTCCCGTGGTGAAGCTGGCGGCACGGTCACTGCCATCGCGGCCATGTCGCTGACACTTGTTGGATCCGACGAGCGTGCCACCGCAATCGTGCCGGTGCCCTTGGCCGGCAATGCGGATGACGAATCGCGCGAGGGTATGCGGCTTTAAAGCGCGGTGGTCGGTCTGGCGCGGTCAGCCATCATGCTGTACGAGGCGATCACGCACCGCTTCCAATCAGATCACAGGCACAAAAAAAGCCTCCCCGTTTCCGGGGAGGCTTTCAGCGATCACGCTTGCAACAT harbors:
- the hisIE gene encoding bifunctional phosphoribosyl-AMP cyclohydrolase/phosphoribosyl-ATP diphosphatase HisIE, with amino-acid sequence MSTEFKPVDPTALDWDKVNGMIPVIIQDEATLRVLMLGYMDRDALETTRSSGKVTFFSRSKKRLWTKGETSGNHLELVDIRSDCDNDTLLVTVRPHGPTCHTGETSCFSAAPGNFLGALNALIKQREHDRPLNSYTTKLFEKGARHIAQKVGEEGVETALAGVVQRDDELLGESADLLFHLIVLLRARGLSLDDAIGVLESRHAKAAEKAAS
- a CDS encoding single stranded DNA-binding domain-containing protein, with amino-acid sequence MRWKTAVVKSTILGMALATTSCGFPLPGSQFHVEPMDPARKLIGQVQGQGASSPLLGSEVLIEGIVVRNLMGDSDDIGQELKETLGEGDRGTPTIGWFLQDEGDGNPATSDGVFVLDQGYDTSINMPAEAEFTMRMGSRLRTGDRVTVRGTVVELPQEQTADQPRTTGHLVSRGEAGGTVTAIAAMSLTLVGSDERATAIVPVPLAGNADDESREGMRL
- the hisA gene encoding 1-(5-phosphoribosyl)-5-[(5-phosphoribosylamino)methylideneamino]imidazole-4-carboxamide isomerase; protein product: MSFTVYPALDIRDGRVVRLLQGDYAKQTTYGEDALQRAQAFAATGASWMHLVDLDAAKAGGYTLAPLLQQIAATTKLKVQTGGGVRGRDDVARILDAGASRVVIGSLAVRQPEQVLAWLAEFGADQLTIALDTRQGEDGVWRLPVHGWTETADVTLDELAKRYAQAGMKHLLCTDISRDGMLSGPNIELYAHLAKLLPGVAVQASGGVRDADDIRAAKAAGCGGAVLGKALLEGHLQLDEALSC
- a CDS encoding calcineurin-like phosphoesterase C-terminal domain-containing protein — translated: MRPSLLTALLLACVPFAASASCVDGTVFLDSNGNGRQDAGEKPLAGIRVSDGERIVSTGQDGRYQLPPSSQPNIFIIKPAGYSAAKRADGLPDIWRPQAGEGDGQCRPFALKPEKNAPMSFQALLLADSQTSTALDVSYFERDIIEPLRGKHQARMGMTLGDITNDDPSLYPALTKAVTSLGVPWLHVPGNHDMDLGASSDADSLASFHRQLGPDTYAWEEASMVFIGMDDIIAQPGQKPAYVGGLREDQFAFLEAYLPTIPKDKLVVLGFHIPLFDHVYRAEDRARLFKLLEQVPHPLIVSGHTHNQSQVFWGAAQGWNGGKPLHEYNVGAACGAFWSGIKDAQGIPDTTMADGTPNGYGLLNVRPQGQYSVEYRVARAPADQQIALHAPKVLRQGAYPAWGIYANVFMGYEGLLVEFRVDGGEWQPMKQVKQADPRLLVENIADDLASELRGYDRSPEAVPSSHLWRAALPTKLSEGEHAVEVRTTLNGFEYRSQTSYRLQTAQP
- the hisF gene encoding imidazole glycerol phosphate synthase subunit HisF; the protein is MLSRRIIPCLDVREGRVVKGVKFRDHIDMGDITELALRYRDQGADELVFYDISASPEGRSVDRAWIERVARLIDIPFCVAGGIRDVETARAVLNSGADKISINTPALERPQLIAELAEAFGEQCVVVGIDSIREADGQWRVRSYTGDPNKTRAEARLTLDWVREVQSLGAGEIVLNCMDSDGVRKGYDIAQLRQARALCTVPLIASGGAGTPQHFADVFEQADVDGALAASVFHSGAIAIPELKQFLREQQIEVRDVY
- the hisH gene encoding imidazole glycerol phosphate synthase subunit HisH, which translates into the protein MSRVGLVDAGGANLGSVRYALERLQVDVQMVRAPADLDGLERVILPGVGAAAEGMKRLHAQGLVQPLRELQVPLMGICLGMQLLFERSEEGDVECLGLLPGIVRRLHPGVGVRVPHMGWNKLLALRESPLLDGVPLGSSAYFVHSYAAPVTSDTVAACHHGGLFTAVVQRERLCGAQFHPERSAGPGARILQNFLEIAA